One genomic segment of Oncorhynchus kisutch isolate 150728-3 linkage group LG15, Okis_V2, whole genome shotgun sequence includes these proteins:
- the klc3 gene encoding kinesin light chain 1, with product MLSGEEILCSTRQVIAGLEALRGENHTLLDNLQEVLEDRPVAESGSVEQEKSGIIRQSLERIELGLGEAQVMMALSAHLGSLEAEKQKLRTQVRRLCQENQWLRDELAGAQQRLQDREQVVVTLEEQNRHLQFMSSIRKYDQESPSPDDKETGSTKESLDDLFPTDEEEQSQISQPHGSSAAAAAQQGGYEIPARLRTLHNLVIQYASQGRYEVAVPLCKQALEDLEKSSGHSHPDVATMLNILALVYRDQNKYKEAANLLNDALAIREKTLGIDHPAVAATLNNLAVLYGKRGKYKEAEPLCKRALEIREKVLGTDHPDVAKQLNNLALLCQNQGKYQEVEQYYERALHIYQSRLGPDDANVAKTKNNLASCYLKQGKYRQAEALYKEILTRAHEKEFGSVDGDVRDIWTHTEEEGSMQDGLGSLKRSGSFTKLRESIRRSSEKLVRKLKGVGPQDTTPPTPGMKRANSLNVLNVGVRECQEAAKNPCSLTENRTLSSSTQSLARRGSLSSAHYTSEH from the exons ATGCTGTCGGGGGAGGAGATTCTGTGCAGCACGCGGCAAGTGATAGCGGGCCTTGAGGCGCTGCGAGGTGAGAACCACACCCTCCTGGACAACCTGCAGGAGGTGCTGGAGGACCGGCCGGTGGCCGAGAGTGGCAGTGTGGAGCAGGAGAAGAGTGGCATCATCCGCCAGTCTCTGGAGAGGATAGAGCTGGGCCTGGGAGAGGCACAG GTGATGATGGCTCTGTCGGCCCACCTGGGCTCCCTGGAGGCGGAGAAGCAGAAGCTGCGGACCCAGGTACGGAGGCTGTGCCAGGAGAACCAGTGGCTGAGGGACGAGCTGGCCGGGGCCCAGCAGAGGCTGCAGGACAGGGAGCAGGTGGTGGTCACGCTGGAGGAGCAGAACAGACACCTGCAGTTCATGAGCAGTATCCGCAAGTACGACCAGGAGTCGCCATCACCG GATGACAAAGAGACAGGCTCCACCAAGGAGTCCCTAGATGACCTTTTCCCCACGGACGAGGAGGAACAGTCACAGA TATCTCAGCCCCACGGTAGCAGTGCGGCAGCAGCGGCCCAGCAGGGAGGCTATGAGATCCCGGCCCGCCTGAGGACCCTTCATAACCTGGTGATCCAGTACGCCTCCCAGGGCCGCTACGAGGTGGCCGTGCCCCTCTGCAAACAGGCTCTGGAGGACCTGGAGAAGTCCTCAGGCCACAGCCACCCTGACGTGGCCACCATGCTCAACATACTGGCTCTGGTCTACAG AGACCAGAACAAGTACAAAGAGGCGGCTAACCTCCTGAATGACGCGTTGGCCATTCGGGAGAAGACCCTGGGCATAGATCACCCTGCG GTGGCAGCCACACTCAACAACCTTGCTGTACTGTATGGAAAGAGAGGGAAGTACAAGGAGGCTGAGCCACTGTGTAAGAGAGCCCTGGAGATCAGAGAGAAG GTGTTAGGCACGGACCACCCTGACGTGGCAAAGCAGCTGAACAACCTGGCGCTGCTGTGTCAGAACCAGGGCAAGTACCAGGAAGTGGAGCAGTACTACGAGCGTGCCCTGCACATCTACCAGAGCAGGCTGGGCCCCGACGACGCCAACGTGGCCAAGACCAAGAATAACCTG GCTTCATGTTACCTGAAACAAGGGAAGTACAGACAAGCTGAGGCTCTGTATAAAGAGATCCTGACCCGGGCCCATGAAAAAGAGTTTGGATCTGTGGATG GTGATGTGCGGGACATCTGGACCCACACGGAAGAGGAGGGCTCCATGCAGGATGGGCTGGGCAGTCTGAAGCGCAGCGGCTCATTCACCAAGCTCCGCGAGTCAATACGCAGGAGCAGCGAGAAGCTGGTCAGGAAGCTGAAAGGAGTCGGACCTCAAGATACCACGCCTCCGACTCCTGG GATGAAAAGGGCTAATTCTCTGAATGTGCTGAACGTGGGTGTGAGGGAGTGTCAAGAAGCAGCAAAG AACCCCTGCAGCCTGACAGAGAACCGCACCCTGAGCTCCAGCACCCAGAGTCTGGCACGGCGAGGATCCCTCAGCTCTGCACACTACACCTCTGAacactag
- the LOC109906065 gene encoding cdc42 effector protein 3-like: protein MPAKTPMYLKTTTPKRGKKLKLRDVLSSDMISPPLGDMRHSAHVGLEGEGDMFGDVGFLQGKMDMLPALNGLPRSHSMERQLDEVYPMNDKGLNHSCNNHRNPYHHSTSLLKSTISMPVFIAPEQAPPKPPRLHLEDLTPPSQQQQQQQQQHQPQPNNHIHNDHNQQRHHSMSVCDQSVGCYMDPCHNLNYSASFRHLVPSSGSFSEVSSEDSMSESCGPLEPQRGLSLDSDAGLSNEDLRSERSESPTVCPRFSPGVSRSESLTGLDLDLGPSILEDVLRIMDRYKSVDDHCDL from the coding sequence ATGCCAGCGAAGACGCCCATGTACTTAAAGACTACCACACCCAAGCGGGGGAAGAAGCTCAAGCTGCGAGACGTCCTGTCCAGTGACATGATTAGCCCCCCGCTAGGGGACATGCGCCACAGTGCCCATGTCGGGCTGGAGGGAGAGGGCGACATGTTCGGAGACGTAGGCTTTTTACAGGGCAAGATGGACATGTTGCCCGCCCTGAACGGCTTACCACGGTCCCACAGTATGGAGAGGCAGCTGGATGAAGTCTACCCCATGAACGACAAAGGACTCAACCACTCTTGTAACAACCACCGCAATCCCTACCACCATTCCACCAGCCTGCTGAAGAGCACCATCTCCATGCCTGTGTTCATCGCCCCCGAGCAGGCCCCTCCCAAGCCGCCTCGGCTCCACCTGGAGGACTTGACCCCCCCGTCccagcagcaacagcaacagcagcagcagcaccaacCTCAGCCGAACAACCATATCCACAACGACCACAACCAGCAGCGGCATcactccatgtctgtgtgtgaccAGAGTGTCGGCTGCTACATGGACCCTTGCCACAACCTTAATTACTCTGCCTCCTTCAGGCACCTGGTGCCCTCCTCCGGCTCCTTCTCAGAGGTCTCATCAGAGGACTCCATGTCAGAGAGCTGTGGCCCCCTGGAACCTCAGAGGGGGCTGAGCCTGGATTCAGACGCTGGCCTGAGCAATGAGGACCTGAGGAGCGAGCGGAGTGAGTCGCCCACCGTGTGCCCTAGATTCTCTCCCGGTGTCTCCCGCTCAGAGTCCCTGACGGGCTTGGATCTGGACCTGGGGCCATCCATCCTGGAGGATGTGCTGAGGATCATGGACCGCTACAAGAGTGTTGATGACCACTGTGATTTGTGA
- the ercc2 gene encoding general transcription and DNA repair factor IIH helicase subunit XPD: MKLNIEGLLVYFPYDYIYPEQYSYMLELKRTLDAKGHGVLEMPSGTGKTISLLSLIVAYQREYPLEVTKLIYCSRTVPEIEKVVEELRKLMEFYSKETGEKNNILALALSSRKNLCVHPEVSSLRFGKEVDGKCHSLTASYIRAQRHSNPSLPSCRFYEEFDAMGKQVPLPAGVYNLDDLKDFGRRKGWCPYYLARYSILHANIIVYSYHYLLDPKIADLVSKELSKKSVVVFDEAHNIDNVCIDSMSVNITRRTLDRSQANVETLQNTILKIKETDAAKLKEEYRRLVEGLKEANVARETDIYMSNPVLPDEILQEAVPGSIRTAEHFVGFMKRFLEYLKARLRIHHVVQESAPQFLKDIFEKVCIDRKPLRFCAERLRSLLRTLEIADIADFSAITLISNFATLVSTYSKGFTIIIEPFEDRTPTIANPVLHFSCMDPSIAIKPVFERFQSVIITSGTLSPLDIYPRILDFRPVTVASFTMTLARTCLCPLVVGRGNDQVAMTSKFETREDFAVIRNYGNLLLEMSAIVPDGIVAFFTSYTYMENIVASWYEQGILENVQRNKLIFIETPDAAETSMALEKYQEACENGRGAILLSVARGKVSEGIDFVHHFGRAVIMFGVPYVYTQSRILKARLEYLRDQFQIRENDFLTFDAMRHAAQCVGRAIRGKTDYGLMIFADKRYARADKRGKLPRWIQEHLTDGSLNLTIDETVQLSKHFLRQMAQPFRQEDQLGLSLLTLEQLQSEDMLQKIAQIAHQA, from the exons ATGAA GCTCAACATCGAAGGGTTGTTAGTCTATTTCCCATATGACTATATTTACCCAGAGCAATATTCCTACATGCTGGAACTCAAGAGGACCCTGGATGCCAAG GGACATGGAGTTCTGGAGATGCCATCGGGAACTGGGAAAACCATCTCTCTTCTGTCATTGATTGTTGCATATCAGCGG GAGTATCCCCTTGAAGTCACAAAGCTGATCTACTGTTCCCGAACTGTTCCTGAGATAGAGAAg GTGGTGGAGGAGTTGAGGAAGTTAATGGAGTTCTATTCTAAGGAGACGGGAGAGAAGAACAACATCCTGGCTCTGGCGCTCTCCTCTCGGAAAAACCTGTGTGTTCACCCCGAG GTGAGCTCCTTACGCTTTGGGAAGGAGGTGGATGGGAAATGTCACAGCCTGACGGCGTCATACATCCGTGCCCAACGGCACAGCAACCCAAGCCTGCCTTCCTGCCGTTTCTATGAG GAGTTTGATGCTATGGGAAAGCAGGTACCTCTCCCCGCTGGAGTCTACAATCTGGACGATCTGAAGGACTTTGGGCGGAGGAAAGGCTGGTGCCCCTACTACCTAGCACGCTATTCG ATCCTCCATGCCAACATCATAGTTTACAGTTACCACTACCTCCTGGACCCAAAGATTGCAGACCTTGTCTCAAAGGAGCTCTCCAAGAAATCAGTGGTTGTTTTTGATGAAGCACATAACATCG acaATGTGTGCATCGACTCAATGAGCGTCAACATCACCAGGAGGACTCTGGACCGCAGTCAGGCCAACGTGGAGACCCTACAGAACACCATTCTCAA GATAAAGGAGACAGATGCAGCCAAACTGAAAGAGGAATACAGACGATTGGTGGAGGGCCTGAAAGAGGCCAACGTTGCTAGGGAGACCGACATCTACATGTCCAATCCCGTGTTGCCAGATGAGATCCTCCAAG AGGCTGTGCCTGGCAGCATCCGCACGGCAGAGCACTTTGTGGGCTTCATGAAGCGTTTCCTGGAGTACCTGAAGGCCAGGCTGAGGATTCACCACGTGGTGCAGGAGAGCGCTCCACAGTTCCTCAAAGACATCTTTGAGAAGGTCTGCATTGACCGCAAGCCCCTCAG ATTCTGTGCCGAGAGGTTGCGTTCGTTGCTGAGGACTTTAGAGATAGCTGACATCGCAGACTTCTCAGCCATCACCCTCATCTCCAACTTTGCCACTCTGGTCAGCACTTACAGCAAAG GCTTCACCATCATCATTGAACCCTTTGAAGACAGAACCCCCACCATTGCTAACCCCGTGCTGCACTTCAG CTGTATGGACCCTTCCATTGCCATCAAGCCTGTGTTCGAGCGCTTCCAGTCTGTCATCATTACGTCAGGG ACCCTTTCACCGTTGGACATTTACCCCCGAATCCTGGACTTCCGGCCTGTTACCGTGGCATCCTTCACCATGACGCTGGCACGCACCTGCCTCTGCCCTCTT GTGGTGGGGAGGGGGAACGACCAGGTGGCCATGACCTCCAAGTTTGAGACACGTGAAGATTTTG CTGTCATCCGTAACTATGGCAACCTGCTGCTGGAGATGTCTGCGATTGTGCCAGATGGCATCGTGGCCTTCTTTACCAGCTACACCTACATGGAGAACATTGTGGCGTCGTGGTATGAGCAG GGCATCTTGGAGAATGTCCAGAGGAACAAGCTGATCTTCATCGAGACACCAGACGCAGCAGAGACCAGCATGGCTCTGGAGAAATACCAGGAG GCCTGTGAGAACGGCAGAGGAGCCATCCTGCTGTCTGTGGCCAGGGGGAAGGTGTCCGAGGGTATCGACTTTG TCCACCATTTTGGCCGTGCGGTGATCATGTTCGGAGTGCCTTACGTTTACACACAGAGCCGGATCCTGAAG GCCCGTCTGGAGTACCTGCGGGACCAGTTCCAGATTAGAGAGAATGACTTCCTGACGTTTGACGCCATGCGGCACGCAGCGCAGTGTGTGGGCCGCGCCATCAGGGGCAAAACTGACTACGGCTTGATGATCTTCGCAGACAAG CGCTATGCCCGGGCTGACAAGCGAGGGAAGCTGCCCCGGTGGATCCAGGAGCACCTTACTGACGGCAGCCTCAACCTGACCATCGACGAGACGGTACAGCTGTCCAAACACTTCCTACGCCAGATGGCCCAGCCCTTCAGACAG GAGGACCAGTtgggcctgtctctgctgacactgGAGCAGCTGCAATCAGAGGACATGCTGCAAAAGATCGCCCAGATCGCTCACCAGGCCTAA